One Pyrus communis chromosome 13, drPyrComm1.1, whole genome shotgun sequence genomic window carries:
- the LOC137712998 gene encoding protein LEAD-SENSITIVE 1, whose product MGLLSNRVDKGSLKPGDHIYSWRTAYIYAHHGIYVGNDTVIHFTRRGQEVGTGTMLDLLLVSSGPAQPQQPCQICTPREEGSGVLSSCLNCFLAGGILYRFEYAVNPALFIAKARGGTCTLAVSDPDDVVVHRAKYLFENGFGCYNVFKNNCEDFAIYCKTGLLVLDQGTIGQSGQAVSIIGGPLAAVLSTPLRLVTTNVYGMAATAIGVYCASRYAADIGMRRDVVKVSVEDMTRRVAAGLLQVAEAQITAAPITALAGGSSNLVA is encoded by the exons ATGGGGCTGCTCTCCAACAG GGTGGATAAGGGGAGCTTGAAGCCAGGGGATCACATCTACTCTTGGAGGACTGCTTATATCTATGCCCATCACG GCATCTATGTTGGGAATGACACAGTCATTCATTTTACGAGACGTGGACAAGAAGTAGGAACGGGGACAATGCTGGATCTTCTCTTGGTTAGCTCAGGGCCAGCCCAACCTCAACAACCCTGCCAAATTTGCACTCCACGGGAAGAGGGCAGTGGTGTTCTCTCCTCATGCCTGAACTGCTTTCTTGCAGGTGGCATCTTGTATCGTTTTGAATATGCTGTCAACCCTGCTCTTTTTATTGCAAAAGCACGCGGCGGAACCTGTACCCTTGCAGTCTCAGACCCAGACGATGTTGTGGTCCATCGAGCAAAATACCTGTTTGAGAATGGCTTTGGTTGCTACAACGTGTTCAAGAACAACTGTGAAGACTTTGCTATTTACTGCAAAACGGGACTGCTTGTTCTGGATCAAGGAACAATCGGGCAAAGCGGCCAAGCAGTATCCATCATAGGGGGACCTCTTGCAGCTGTTTTGTCCACGCCATTGCGTCTTGTCACAACCAATGTTTATGGGATGGCCGCAACTGCCATTGGAGTCTACTGTGCTAGTAGGTATGCTGCTGACATTGGCATGAGGAGGGATGTAGTGAAGGTGTCGGTCGAGGATATGACGAGGAGAGTGGCAGCTGGCCTGCTCCAGGTGGCCGAGGCCCAAATCACAGCGGCCCCAATCACGGCCCTTGCAGGAGGTTCTTCGAACCTTGTCGCTTGA
- the LOC137713390 gene encoding uncharacterized protein, protein MDQQSVNMNGTMSKYSDKPENFKGLDFKRWQQKMMFFLITMNLAHVVKEEASKSNENPMTKVSVMAIEVWNHSEFCCRNYILNSLDDNLYDYSLCKTAEELWESLEKKYKIDDAGSKKFVIGKFLKYTMVDSKSIVSQVKVIQKLIYELHSEGYEINEHFPVRAIIEKLPTSWNDFKIYLKHKCREMNMEDLILRL, encoded by the coding sequence ATGGATCAACAATCTGTGAATATGAATGGCACTATGTCAAAATACTCTGATAAGCCTGAGAACTTCAAGGGGCTAGATTTCAAGAGATGGCAACAAAagatgatgtttttcctgaTAACCATGAATCTCGCTCATGTTGTCAAGGAAGAAGCTTCAAAGTCTAATGAGAATCCAATGACAAAAGTTTCTGTCATGGCAATTGAAGTTTGGAATCATTCTGAGTTTTGTTGCAGGAATTATATTCTAAATAGTTTGGATGACAATCTCTATGATTATTCTCTATGCAAGACTGCAGAGGAGTTGTGGGAATCCCTGGAGAAAAAGTATAAGATTGATGATGCTGGTTCAAAGAAATTTGTTATTGGTAAGTTTCTCAAATACACTATGGTGGATTCAAAGTCTATTGTCTCTCAGGTCAAAGTAATCCAAAAATTGATCTATGAACTACACTCCGAGGGATACGAGATCAATGAGCATTTCCCAGTTAGGGCAATAATTGAGAAATTGCCAACTTCCTGGAATGACTTCAAAATTTATCTCAAGCACAAGTGTCGTGAGATGAATATGGAAGATTTGATTTTGAGACTATGA